The Oleidesulfovibrio alaskensis DSM 16109 genome has a segment encoding these proteins:
- the pheA gene encoding prephenate dehydratase, giving the protein MADADRIQERMGSVREDIDAVDRELLALLNRRAELSLEVGRIKRDDPGVIFKPFRERDVLEKLRSLSAGPLPEEHLRSIYREILSSSRSLQRPQRVAYLGPEGTFSYFAGIQFLGHSVEFLPQKDLHGVIRSVHARECELGVLPLENSLHGTVGQSLDLFLRYEVFINAELFCRISHSLLTAEKRLSDITTVYSHPQPLAQCGEWLRLNLPGARIIPTESTAAAARRIKGEKGAAAIGHGNLAERLGLRVLASAIEDQPDNWTRFVVVGPVPADREGRDKTSMLFTLPDKSGSLAQVLNILAREDINMKKLESRPLRGEKWQYVFFVDVECDLNHEDYRQLVDELKHVCHSLRILGSYPAGMYFDVARTADGSERLVTE; this is encoded by the coding sequence ATGGCAGACGCAGACCGGATTCAGGAACGGATGGGCAGCGTACGTGAAGATATAGACGCCGTGGACAGAGAGCTGCTGGCCCTTTTGAACAGGCGGGCGGAACTCAGTCTGGAAGTGGGCCGCATAAAACGCGACGACCCCGGCGTCATATTCAAACCGTTCCGCGAGCGTGATGTGCTGGAAAAACTGCGCAGCCTCAGCGCAGGCCCGCTGCCGGAAGAACACCTGCGGTCCATATACCGCGAGATACTGTCGTCTTCACGCAGTCTGCAGCGTCCTCAGCGTGTGGCCTATCTGGGGCCGGAAGGCACGTTTTCATATTTTGCGGGCATTCAGTTTCTGGGGCATTCCGTAGAGTTTCTGCCCCAGAAGGATCTGCATGGTGTCATCCGCTCCGTGCACGCCCGCGAATGCGAACTGGGCGTCCTGCCGCTTGAAAATTCGCTGCACGGCACCGTGGGGCAGAGTCTTGATCTGTTTCTGCGTTACGAGGTGTTCATCAACGCCGAACTGTTCTGTCGTATCAGCCATTCATTGCTGACGGCGGAAAAACGGCTTTCCGACATCACCACCGTGTATTCGCACCCGCAGCCGCTGGCACAGTGCGGCGAATGGCTGCGGCTTAATCTGCCCGGTGCGCGTATTATTCCCACCGAATCAACGGCAGCTGCGGCTCGGCGTATCAAAGGCGAAAAGGGCGCTGCGGCCATCGGTCACGGCAACCTTGCCGAACGTCTGGGACTGAGAGTGCTTGCTTCTGCCATTGAAGACCAGCCCGATAACTGGACCCGGTTTGTTGTGGTGGGGCCGGTGCCGGCCGACAGGGAAGGCAGGGACAAAACATCCATGCTGTTCACCCTGCCTGACAAATCCGGTTCGCTGGCGCAGGTGCTCAATATCCTCGCGCGGGAGGATATCAATATGAAAAAGCTGGAATCCCGCCCGTTGCGCGGCGAAAAATGGCAGTATGTGTTTTTTGTGGATGTGGAATGCGACCTGAACCATGAAGATTACCGGCAGCTTGTGGACGAGTTGAAGCATGTCTGCCACAGCCTGCGGATTCTGGGCAGCTATCCTGCCGGAATGTATTTTGATGTGGCCCGCACGGCCGATGGTTCGGAACGGCTGGTGACCGAATAG
- the aroA gene encoding 3-phosphoshikimate 1-carboxyvinyltransferase, with protein sequence MNSKTVTAPASKSVSHRMVIGAALAAGTSTLTNVLESDDLTRTVEIMKTCGADIVRQGAGRYSVRGVAGTPRGGSTEPASCYVHESGTTCRLLTAVVACGLGTFRIHGVPRMHERPIGELVTALRMAGADVRYEQHEGFPPLIVEALGLSGGMVTIGLDESSQYLSGLLLAAPQARSMTITVGGAKVVSWPYVGLTLQAMEDFGLRFSVETKDDEGWHKTDWRTVKDIVPGRVRFVVPPGMYRAGDYTVEGDWSSSSYFLAAGAAGQVPVTVRGLRRDSLQGDRAMLDILRRMGAGVAWDGDAVTVSPAPLKGIAVDMGHCPDLVPTVAAVAAFASGDTTISNVGHLRIKECDRLASPAAELARAGVQCEVRDDGLVVHGAGRENIRIAPGTVFSTYADHRMAMSMAVLEMAGQPVTVDDPACVGKSFPAFWEQWKKVSPCV encoded by the coding sequence ATGAACAGCAAGACCGTAACGGCTCCGGCCTCCAAATCCGTGTCCCACCGCATGGTCATAGGTGCCGCGCTGGCCGCCGGCACTTCCACGCTGACCAACGTGCTGGAAAGTGATGATCTGACGCGCACCGTGGAGATAATGAAAACCTGCGGCGCAGACATTGTGCGGCAGGGTGCAGGCCGGTATTCGGTGCGTGGTGTGGCCGGTACGCCGCGCGGCGGCAGTACCGAACCCGCTTCGTGCTATGTGCACGAATCCGGCACCACCTGCAGGCTGCTGACCGCGGTTGTGGCGTGCGGGCTGGGCACGTTCCGCATTCACGGGGTGCCCCGCATGCATGAACGTCCCATAGGCGAACTGGTCACCGCTTTGCGCATGGCCGGGGCTGATGTGCGCTATGAACAGCATGAGGGGTTTCCGCCGCTCATTGTCGAGGCGCTGGGACTTTCGGGCGGCATGGTGACCATCGGGCTGGACGAATCCAGCCAGTACCTGTCGGGGCTTCTGCTGGCCGCGCCGCAGGCGCGTTCCATGACAATCACCGTGGGCGGAGCCAAAGTGGTCTCGTGGCCCTATGTGGGGCTGACGCTGCAGGCCATGGAGGATTTCGGACTGCGTTTCAGCGTGGAGACAAAGGACGACGAAGGCTGGCACAAGACAGACTGGCGGACAGTGAAGGATATCGTGCCCGGCAGGGTGCGGTTTGTGGTACCCCCCGGCATGTACAGAGCCGGTGATTATACCGTGGAAGGCGACTGGTCCAGTTCGTCGTATTTTCTTGCCGCGGGAGCGGCGGGGCAGGTTCCCGTCACCGTGCGGGGGTTGCGCCGCGATTCTCTGCAGGGTGACCGCGCCATGCTGGATATTCTCCGGCGCATGGGGGCCGGTGTGGCATGGGACGGCGACGCCGTCACCGTGAGCCCGGCTCCGCTCAAAGGGATAGCGGTGGACATGGGCCACTGTCCTGACCTTGTTCCCACCGTGGCCGCAGTGGCTGCTTTTGCCTCGGGTGACACCACCATCAGCAATGTGGGGCACCTGCGCATCAAAGAATGCGACCGTCTTGCCTCGCCTGCCGCGGAACTTGCCCGCGCGGGTGTGCAGTGCGAGGTGCGCGACGACGGTCTGGTGGTGCACGGCGCAGGCAGAGAAAATATCCGGATAGCACCCGGCACCGTGTTCAGCACCTACGCGGACCACCGTATGGCCATGAGCATGGCTGTGCTGGAAATGGCCGGACAGCCCGTCACCGTGGATGATCCTGCCTGTGTGGGCAAATCATTTCCCGCATTCTGGGAACAGTGGAAAAAGGTTTCGCCATGCGTATAG
- a CDS encoding prephenate dehydrogenase/arogenate dehydrogenase family protein, which yields MRIDNVAVVGADGRMGQLFCARARAAGMGVVALDRPLEPEAVRQAVHGVQMVLLCVPAAALDKVAGLMSGILSGNQILADITSVKVLPMQQMRRQYSGPVVGTHPLFGPAPAQGETRVAVVPDSGHAAGEAACAAVEDFFVRLGCEPFRTTAQEHDRAAACIQNLNFITSVAYFATLAHDDAITPFLTPSFRRRLDAARKMLTEDAELFEGLFEANPYSQDAVRAFRAILNHACAGDVNLLVDRAGWWWRSSDNRGGAPS from the coding sequence ATGCGTATAGACAATGTTGCCGTGGTGGGCGCGGACGGCCGCATGGGGCAGCTGTTCTGCGCGCGGGCCCGTGCGGCCGGCATGGGGGTGGTCGCTCTGGACAGGCCTCTGGAGCCGGAAGCCGTGCGGCAGGCTGTGCACGGGGTCCAGATGGTGTTGCTGTGTGTTCCGGCAGCAGCACTTGACAAAGTAGCTGGACTCATGTCAGGTATTCTTTCAGGTAATCAGATTCTGGCAGACATAACTTCGGTAAAGGTTCTTCCCATGCAGCAGATGCGCAGACAGTACAGCGGCCCCGTGGTGGGTACGCATCCTCTTTTCGGGCCGGCGCCCGCGCAGGGCGAAACCCGCGTGGCCGTTGTTCCCGACAGCGGCCATGCTGCCGGTGAAGCGGCCTGCGCCGCGGTGGAGGATTTTTTTGTGCGTCTGGGGTGCGAGCCTTTCCGTACCACGGCGCAGGAACACGACCGTGCGGCCGCGTGCATCCAGAATCTCAACTTCATCACGTCCGTGGCATATTTTGCCACACTGGCGCATGACGACGCCATTACGCCTTTTCTTACTCCTTCGTTCCGCCGCAGGCTGGACGCCGCACGTAAAATGCTGACCGAAGACGCCGAACTTTTCGAAGGGCTTTTCGAGGCCAACCCCTACAGTCAGGACGCCGTGCGTGCGTTCCGTGCCATTCTGAATCATGCCTGCGCAGGTGACGTGAATCTGCTCGTCGACCGTGCCGGCTGGTGGTGGCGCTCCTCGGATAACAGGGGAGGTGCGCCCTCGTAG
- a CDS encoding anthranilate synthase component I family protein: MNVNLRQSARWIAADVQTPISLFLGLVGNGQGILLESAEVDGRWGRYSVIGFNFLLRLGCRDGKLTVASRDARLDCLKELEGMDFTDGVRAVQAAVDITPASGFEDLPPITRGLYGYFGYGVAGMFEPHLQRVLPVQSAEACLVLPGTVVLVDHLYNRLCLLNLAEGFVIRMDRDAVDRKPENPDVGPVVMVPDKATFIRNVERVKELIRQGEAIQVVLSTRFQASFKGDPFVLYRRLRQINPSPYMFFMRLPGVSVLGSSPEVLVRCRGGEVQVCPIAGTRPRGSDEAEDMRLAEELRNDPKEQAEHVMLVDLGRNDLGRIAEAGTVSVEKYMQVERFSHVMHLTSYVRARLAAGRDALDVLAATFPAGTVSGAPKVRAMEIIADMEGLARGPYAGAIGWLGLDSGSVDMDTGILIRSMWVRDGMVSWQAGAGIVYDSVPEKEWEECCNKARVVRSAITGTHGGGSTGDCDVFAYR, from the coding sequence ATGAACGTGAATCTCAGGCAATCGGCCCGCTGGATAGCCGCCGACGTGCAGACCCCCATCAGCCTTTTTCTGGGGCTGGTGGGCAACGGGCAGGGCATTCTGCTGGAAAGTGCCGAGGTGGACGGGCGCTGGGGCCGTTACAGTGTCATCGGTTTCAACTTTCTGCTGCGGCTCGGGTGCAGGGACGGCAAGCTGACAGTGGCTTCGCGCGATGCCCGTCTTGACTGCCTGAAAGAGCTGGAAGGCATGGATTTTACAGATGGTGTGCGTGCCGTGCAGGCCGCCGTCGACATTACACCGGCAAGCGGATTTGAAGACCTGCCGCCCATTACCCGCGGGCTGTACGGATACTTCGGGTACGGGGTGGCAGGCATGTTCGAACCGCATCTGCAGCGGGTTCTGCCGGTGCAGAGCGCGGAAGCATGTCTGGTGCTGCCCGGCACCGTGGTGCTGGTGGACCACCTGTACAACAGGTTGTGCCTGCTGAATCTGGCAGAAGGGTTTGTCATCCGCATGGACAGGGATGCCGTGGACAGAAAACCGGAGAATCCCGATGTGGGTCCCGTTGTCATGGTGCCGGACAAGGCGACGTTCATCCGCAATGTGGAGCGGGTGAAGGAGCTCATACGGCAGGGCGAGGCCATTCAGGTGGTGCTTTCCACGCGTTTTCAGGCGTCGTTCAAGGGCGATCCTTTTGTGCTGTACCGCCGGCTGCGGCAGATCAATCCTTCTCCGTACATGTTTTTCATGCGTCTGCCCGGCGTCAGTGTGCTGGGGTCGTCTCCGGAGGTGCTGGTCCGCTGCAGGGGCGGCGAAGTGCAGGTCTGCCCCATAGCCGGTACCAGACCGCGGGGCAGCGATGAGGCGGAAGACATGCGGCTGGCCGAAGAGCTGCGCAACGACCCCAAGGAGCAGGCGGAGCATGTGATGCTGGTCGATCTGGGACGTAATGACCTGGGCCGCATTGCAGAGGCAGGCACCGTAAGCGTTGAAAAGTACATGCAGGTCGAACGGTTTTCCCACGTCATGCACCTTACTTCCTATGTCAGGGCGCGGCTGGCCGCAGGCAGGGACGCTCTGGATGTGCTGGCTGCCACGTTTCCGGCGGGAACGGTGAGCGGTGCGCCCAAGGTGCGTGCCATGGAGATCATAGCGGACATGGAAGGGCTGGCCCGCGGTCCTTACGCCGGTGCCATAGGCTGGCTGGGACTGGACAGCGGCAGTGTGGACATGGACACGGGCATTCTCATCCGTTCCATGTGGGTGCGCGACGGCATGGTCAGCTGGCAGGCGGGAGCAGGCATCGTCTACGACTCGGTGCCCGAAAAAGAATGGGAAGAGTGCTGCAACAAGGCCAGAGTGGTGCGTTCGGCCATCACGGGTACGCATGGCGGCGGATCAACGGGAGACTGCGATGTTTTTGCTTATCGATAA
- a CDS encoding anthranilate synthase component II, whose amino-acid sequence MFLLIDNYDSFTFNLVQAFSKGGLTPQVRKNDDPELPALAQSGTLTMVCISPGPGNPAGAGLCLEFLDRLPRHVPVLGVCLGHQVLGAYAGAAVEVGPRIMHGKASRVVHQGTGLFEGVCNPMTVGRYHSLVVRAEQCPGTLEVLAVTDAAADDGCVMAMRYRDRPWMGVQFHPESVLTPQGETLLQNFCRMATACTAGAV is encoded by the coding sequence ATGTTTTTGCTTATCGATAACTACGATTCGTTCACCTTTAATCTGGTGCAGGCCTTCAGCAAAGGCGGGCTTACTCCGCAGGTGCGCAAAAATGACGACCCTGAACTGCCCGCGCTGGCACAAAGCGGGACACTGACCATGGTGTGCATTTCTCCCGGGCCGGGCAATCCGGCGGGGGCAGGACTGTGCCTTGAATTTCTGGACAGGCTGCCCCGCCATGTGCCGGTACTGGGCGTGTGTCTGGGCCATCAGGTGCTGGGCGCCTATGCCGGTGCCGCGGTGGAAGTGGGGCCGCGTATCATGCACGGCAAGGCATCCCGCGTTGTCCATCAGGGCACGGGCCTGTTCGAGGGTGTGTGCAACCCCATGACTGTGGGCCGGTATCATTCGCTGGTTGTGCGTGCGGAACAGTGCCCCGGCACGCTCGAAGTGCTGGCCGTCACAGACGCGGCGGCGGATGACGGGTGTGTGATGGCCATGCGTTATCGCGACAGGCCGTGGATGGGGGTGCAGTTCCATCCCGAGTCCGTTCTGACCCCGCAGGGTGAAACCCTGTTGCAAAACTTCTGCCGCATGGCGACTGCCTGCACGGCCGGGGCCGTGTGA
- the trpD gene encoding anthranilate phosphoribosyltransferase, which translates to MHTAEILETLASGGVLPPETAHMAFDRLMSGEMTPAQAGSFLMGLRSHGETPELVASAVRAALAHARLIQGLEYDRIDIVGTGGDGRNSFNCSTAAALTLAGMGYKVVKHGNRAVSSTSGSADVVEGLGLPLETAPEDVPVLLARHNFVFLFAPFYHPAFRHVMPVRRDLGIRTLFNVLGPLLNPARPTRMLLGVAKPAMLHTMADALLLTGVRRAAVVHGAGGYDELTTMGPARVVMVRDGATEEMEINPADHGFAPCTPAQLEVHDRQEALEVMRLLLAGEGPAPMLDMMAFNAGLAVYLMEDSMPISAAMARARQAVAGGAGGKVLDA; encoded by the coding sequence ATGCATACTGCAGAAATACTGGAAACACTGGCTTCGGGCGGCGTGCTGCCGCCCGAAACGGCACACATGGCGTTTGACAGACTCATGTCCGGCGAGATGACTCCGGCGCAGGCGGGCAGCTTTCTTATGGGGCTGCGCAGCCACGGAGAAACGCCGGAACTGGTGGCCAGCGCGGTGCGTGCGGCGCTGGCGCATGCACGGCTCATACAGGGGCTTGAATATGACCGCATAGACATAGTGGGCACGGGCGGAGACGGACGTAACAGTTTCAACTGTTCCACCGCCGCGGCGCTGACTTTGGCAGGCATGGGGTACAAGGTGGTCAAGCACGGCAACAGGGCTGTTTCGTCCACCAGCGGCAGCGCCGATGTGGTTGAAGGTCTGGGACTGCCGCTGGAAACCGCGCCCGAAGATGTGCCGGTTTTGCTGGCACGGCATAACTTCGTGTTTCTGTTTGCCCCCTTTTATCATCCCGCTTTCCGTCATGTGATGCCTGTACGCCGCGATCTGGGTATCCGTACGCTTTTCAACGTACTGGGCCCGCTGCTTAATCCCGCCCGTCCCACCCGCATGCTGCTGGGTGTGGCAAAACCGGCCATGCTGCATACCATGGCCGACGCCCTGCTGCTGACAGGCGTGCGGCGCGCGGCGGTGGTGCACGGTGCCGGCGGCTATGATGAGCTGACCACCATGGGGCCTGCCCGCGTGGTCATGGTGCGCGACGGCGCCACGGAAGAGATGGAAATAAATCCGGCGGACCACGGATTTGCCCCGTGCACGCCTGCGCAGCTGGAAGTGCACGACAGGCAGGAGGCGCTGGAGGTCATGCGGCTGCTGCTGGCCGGAGAAGGCCCGGCTCCTATGCTTGACATGATGGCGTTCAATGCGGGGCTGGCGGTGTATCTGATGGAAGATTCCATGCCTATTTCCGCAGCCATGGCCCGTGCGCGGCAGGCTGTTGCCGGCGGCGCCGGCGGGAAGGTGCTGGATGCTTAG
- a CDS encoding indole-3-glycerol-phosphate synthase: MLSRFAAAKEAEIAVLCARERAGTLPQAYRGARPVFSQALRRPGLVTIAEYKRASPSKGDIAPELTPEQVAAAYAGAGAGALSVLTEETYFRGSLGYLERMAFCGLPMLRKDFILHPLQVVQTAATPASALLLVVRMLEGADGVRRLIEAAHEKSLEAVVEVFDEQDLEIARKAGARIIQVNNRDLSTLRTSLAISGRLVKERDAAECWISASGITGTNHRKYVEALGFDAMLVGTVLMSGGDPAGNLVRLLQ; this comes from the coding sequence ATGCTTAGCCGTTTTGCCGCAGCAAAGGAGGCCGAAATTGCAGTGCTGTGCGCCCGGGAACGGGCCGGTACGCTGCCGCAGGCGTACCGGGGTGCCCGTCCGGTGTTTTCGCAGGCGCTGCGGCGTCCCGGACTGGTGACCATTGCAGAATACAAACGGGCATCACCTTCAAAGGGCGACATAGCACCGGAACTGACACCGGAACAGGTGGCGGCGGCGTATGCCGGTGCCGGTGCGGGAGCTCTTTCCGTCCTGACGGAGGAAACCTATTTCCGGGGCAGTCTGGGCTATCTGGAACGCATGGCATTTTGCGGACTGCCCATGTTGCGCAAGGATTTCATACTGCACCCGCTGCAGGTGGTGCAGACGGCGGCGACTCCTGCGTCGGCGCTGCTGCTGGTGGTACGCATGCTGGAGGGTGCAGACGGTGTGCGGCGTCTTATAGAGGCGGCCCATGAAAAAAGTCTGGAGGCCGTAGTGGAGGTGTTTGACGAGCAAGATCTTGAAATAGCTCGCAAAGCTGGCGCGCGGATAATACAGGTGAATAACAGGGACCTGTCCACGTTGCGCACGAGCCTTGCCATTTCCGGCAGGTTGGTTAAGGAACGGGATGCGGCCGAATGCTGGATTTCGGCAAGCGGCATCACCGGAACCAACCACAGGAAGTATGTCGAGGCGCTGGGGTTTGACGCCATGCTTGTGGGCACTGTGCTCATGAGCGGGGGCGACCCCGCGGGAAACCTCGTCAGGCTTCTGCAATAG
- a CDS encoding phosphoribosylanthranilate isomerase — protein MFVEKDALTKVCGITRQQDADLCVELDADLVGFVFHPESPRCMTPEAVRAIETPGLMRTGVFVNQTADEVRLIMQRARLDVAQLHGGQDEAFCTRVGRSRVIKVLWPATYATRSELEDDMRRFAHCSRFMLFDAGTSGGGSGATLDWKWLAGTPGIKTWFVAGGLGPDTLAEAIRQCNPCGVDLNSGVESAPGIKDEARLRACFRILGGDHRPM, from the coding sequence ATGTTTGTTGAAAAAGACGCCCTGACAAAGGTGTGCGGCATTACCCGTCAACAGGACGCCGATTTGTGCGTCGAGTTGGACGCCGACCTTGTGGGTTTTGTCTTTCACCCCGAAAGCCCGCGCTGCATGACTCCCGAAGCCGTGCGCGCCATCGAGACGCCCGGACTTATGCGTACAGGCGTTTTTGTCAACCAGACTGCGGACGAGGTGCGGCTGATCATGCAGCGCGCCCGTCTGGACGTGGCGCAGCTGCACGGCGGGCAGGACGAGGCTTTCTGCACCAGAGTGGGCAGAAGCCGTGTGATCAAAGTGCTGTGGCCTGCAACGTATGCAACCCGCAGCGAGCTGGAAGACGACATGCGGCGGTTTGCCCATTGTTCGCGCTTCATGCTTTTCGACGCGGGCACTTCGGGCGGCGGTTCGGGCGCCACGCTGGACTGGAAATGGCTGGCGGGCACTCCGGGCATTAAAACATGGTTTGTTGCAGGTGGTCTGGGACCGGATACGCTGGCGGAAGCCATCCGTCAGTGCAATCCTTGCGGCGTCGATCTGAATTCCGGCGTCGAGTCCGCTCCCGGCATCAAAGATGAAGCGCGGCTGCGCGCCTGCTTCCGCATTCTCGGCGGAGACCATCGCCCCATGTAG
- the trpB gene encoding tryptophan synthase subunit beta gives MKKGYFGDFGGQFVPELLMPPLKELENALETVVPSPEFQNEFHMLLREYVGRETPLTLCRRLSAELGFNLWLKREDLAHSGSHKINNTLGQALLTKHMGKPAMLAETGAGQHGVATATAAAALGLECVVFMGAVDVERQALNVERMRLLGAEVVPVQSGTRTLKDAINEAMRFWIANIATHHYCFGTAAGPHPFPTLVRDLQSVIGREARRQILEKTGRLPHMVVACVGGGSNAIGAFHAFIPDGQVQLVGVEAAGSGEPGCYNSAPINLGTPGVLHGNHTMLLQSADGQILPSHSVAAGLDYPGVGPEHAALGRSGRARYGMVNDAQALHAFKTLSRMEGIIPALESSHAVAWVLENRDGIPRGADVVVNLSGRGDKDMGIINNLL, from the coding sequence ATGAAAAAAGGGTATTTTGGTGATTTCGGCGGGCAGTTTGTACCCGAACTGCTCATGCCGCCGCTGAAGGAATTGGAAAATGCGCTGGAAACCGTGGTGCCTTCACCTGAGTTTCAGAATGAATTCCACATGCTGCTGCGCGAATATGTGGGCCGCGAAACGCCGCTCACCCTGTGCCGCAGGCTGTCTGCCGAGCTCGGGTTCAATCTGTGGCTCAAGCGTGAGGACCTGGCGCACAGCGGATCGCATAAAATAAACAACACGCTGGGGCAGGCGCTGCTGACAAAGCATATGGGCAAGCCGGCCATGCTGGCGGAGACAGGTGCAGGTCAGCATGGCGTGGCCACGGCCACGGCCGCCGCCGCTCTGGGGCTGGAATGTGTGGTCTTTATGGGCGCCGTGGACGTGGAACGTCAGGCGCTCAATGTGGAGCGCATGCGCCTGCTGGGGGCCGAGGTGGTGCCCGTGCAGAGCGGCACCCGCACCCTCAAGGATGCCATCAACGAAGCCATGCGTTTCTGGATAGCCAATATTGCCACGCACCATTACTGCTTCGGCACGGCGGCGGGTCCGCATCCTTTTCCCACGCTGGTGCGCGACCTGCAGTCCGTCATAGGGCGCGAGGCACGCAGGCAGATTCTGGAAAAAACAGGCAGGCTGCCCCATATGGTGGTGGCATGCGTGGGCGGCGGTTCCAACGCCATCGGCGCATTCCATGCCTTTATTCCCGACGGGCAGGTACAGCTTGTGGGGGTTGAGGCTGCAGGCAGCGGAGAACCGGGCTGCTACAATTCTGCGCCCATCAATCTGGGTACTCCCGGCGTGCTGCACGGCAACCATACCATGCTGCTGCAGAGTGCCGACGGGCAGATACTTCCCTCGCATTCGGTTGCTGCCGGACTGGACTACCCCGGCGTGGGGCCGGAACATGCAGCTCTGGGCCGCAGCGGCAGAGCGCGGTACGGCATGGTGAACGATGCGCAGGCGCTGCATGCGTTTAAAACGCTTTCGCGCATGGAGGGCATCATACCGGCGCTGGAAAGCTCGCACGCCGTGGCGTGGGTGCTGGAAAACCGCGACGGGATTCCCCGCGGGGCCGATGTGGTCGTCAACCTGTCCGGTCGTGGCGACAAGGACATGGGCATCATCAACAACCTGCTGTAA
- the trpA gene encoding tryptophan synthase subunit alpha, which produces MHTEHITSPADRLTMRIREANRQGRKALIPFLPAGFPDSGDFWRQLDELDAGGADVLEIGIPFSDPCADGPVVEQASLESLARGTTLRGVLEELERRKGRYRAGIVLMGYLNPFLQYGLDALARDAARAGVEGFIIPDLPLEEDALCRGALAAEGLALIPLVASNTDEDRMRAYAGVAQGYVYVVSVMGTTGARTNLPAGVTATLERARRCFDLPLALGFGVREPEQLAACGDRLDAVIFGSALISHIRTQGSAASFMERWRRPVAEPVL; this is translated from the coding sequence ATGCATACAGAACATATCACAAGCCCCGCAGACAGGCTGACCATGCGTATCCGCGAGGCCAACCGTCAGGGCCGCAAGGCTCTTATCCCGTTTCTTCCGGCAGGGTTTCCCGATTCCGGGGATTTCTGGCGGCAGCTGGACGAGCTGGACGCGGGCGGTGCCGATGTACTTGAAATAGGCATTCCTTTTTCCGACCCGTGCGCCGACGGACCGGTGGTGGAACAGGCTTCGCTGGAAAGTCTGGCCCGCGGAACCACCCTGCGCGGCGTGCTTGAAGAGCTTGAACGGCGCAAGGGACGCTATCGTGCAGGTATTGTGCTGATGGGGTACCTTAATCCGTTTCTGCAGTACGGGCTGGATGCGCTGGCGCGCGATGCCGCCCGTGCCGGGGTTGAAGGGTTCATCATTCCCGACCTGCCGCTAGAAGAAGATGCCCTGTGCCGCGGGGCGCTTGCGGCTGAGGGGCTGGCGCTGATTCCGCTGGTGGCATCCAATACCGATGAAGACCGTATGCGTGCCTATGCCGGAGTGGCGCAGGGCTATGTCTATGTGGTTTCGGTTATGGGTACCACCGGTGCCCGTACCAACCTGCCTGCGGGGGTTACCGCCACGCTGGAACGCGCCCGCCGGTGCTTTGACCTGCCGCTGGCGCTGGGGTTCGGCGTTCGTGAACCGGAACAGCTGGCAGCCTGCGGCGACAGACTGGATGCTGTGATTTTCGGCAGTGCGCTTATCAGCCACATCCGCACACAGGGCAGTGCTGCTTCATTTATGGAACGCTGGCGCCGGCCTGTGGCAGAACCGGTGCTCTGA